One genomic window of Polyangium aurulentum includes the following:
- a CDS encoding kelch repeat-containing protein, with protein MERDIRTPGVPRFTWLILFAASFGGACGGEPATQELSPASALRRRFPDRAAQVLDQDARIRATDASFSLSDTSEASASSRALVTLPREGHETIRFRGFGGVEVRVHEIGTQGKGVLTDHAVAYPRRGGTSFWTRAPEGVEEWLHLEASAVRAGEAVAAWQLDEMTARQRGDRVEIVDPVGVVRLTVTAPAAYAAEGRSVGVWLVAKGTTFELHVDADAEEVLVDPLWVPAAMMNTDRRWHTATRLPDGKVLVAGGESAGAATASAEIYDPATNTWTATGSLSKPRMSHTAVFVNGFVWVTGGEAAGMPLARAEVYDTASGAWYYGSDLKVARTRATATVLPNETVLVLGGTNALMGGAQKSAELFEALTFIIFPAAAPTTGRWNHTATLLPNGKVLVAGGSISGPNSVELYDPATDGWSAVPSMMQDRSEHTATLLPNGKVLVAGGTGSQPLASAELYDPATNTWSAAGSLSEARHGQTATLLDSGEVLVTGGWGGGKILGTAEIYDPATNMWEPAGTMTAAREHHSATLLASGDVLVTGGHGDASFSMTSAERYVLPSPLGSACVDADECASGFCADGVCCDTACSAGACDACTVAGGAASDGVCALLTGTACDDGDLCTSEDTCQAGTCAPGSPVVCPTSDACHEPSVCEAQSGQCMDTAKPDGTPCPGGTCLGGACMAGGSSSSGAGGSGGNGGGGNGGGGGDGGSAGSGTATGAGGGVIMGGGTDGCGCRLASETGAGARWAVLALLPFLRRRRRACAR; from the coding sequence ATGGAACGCGACATCCGGACGCCCGGCGTCCCCCGTTTTACTTGGCTCATCCTTTTCGCGGCGTCGTTCGGCGGCGCTTGCGGAGGCGAACCGGCGACGCAGGAGCTTTCGCCCGCGAGCGCCCTCCGACGACGATTTCCCGATCGAGCAGCGCAGGTGCTCGACCAGGACGCGCGGATACGCGCCACGGACGCGAGCTTCTCGCTTTCGGACACGTCGGAGGCGAGCGCCTCCTCGCGCGCGCTCGTCACCCTGCCGCGAGAGGGTCACGAGACGATCCGCTTCCGCGGGTTCGGCGGGGTCGAGGTGCGTGTGCACGAGATCGGCACGCAAGGGAAAGGCGTGCTGACCGACCACGCGGTGGCCTATCCACGCCGAGGAGGCACGTCCTTCTGGACGCGCGCCCCGGAAGGCGTGGAGGAATGGCTCCACCTCGAAGCATCCGCGGTGCGCGCTGGAGAAGCGGTGGCGGCATGGCAGCTCGACGAGATGACGGCGCGGCAACGTGGCGATCGTGTGGAAATCGTCGATCCCGTCGGCGTCGTGCGTCTCACGGTCACCGCGCCGGCCGCGTATGCGGCCGAGGGCCGGAGCGTGGGCGTGTGGCTCGTCGCGAAAGGGACGACCTTCGAGCTGCACGTGGACGCCGATGCAGAGGAGGTGCTGGTCGATCCCCTGTGGGTCCCCGCTGCCATGATGAATACCGACCGCAGGTGGCACACGGCGACCCGGCTGCCGGATGGCAAGGTGCTCGTCGCGGGTGGAGAGAGCGCCGGGGCCGCCACGGCGAGCGCGGAGATCTACGATCCAGCGACGAACACCTGGACCGCGACGGGCTCCTTGTCGAAGCCCCGCATGTCGCACACCGCCGTGTTCGTCAATGGCTTCGTGTGGGTCACCGGCGGCGAGGCCGCTGGAATGCCGCTCGCGAGAGCCGAGGTTTATGACACGGCGAGCGGCGCCTGGTACTACGGGAGCGATCTCAAGGTCGCCCGGACCCGCGCCACCGCAACCGTGCTCCCCAATGAAACCGTGCTCGTCTTGGGGGGCACCAACGCGCTCATGGGCGGCGCGCAGAAGAGCGCGGAGCTCTTCGAAGCGCTCACGTTCATCATATTCCCCGCGGCAGCCCCGACCACGGGCCGCTGGAACCACACGGCGACCCTGCTTCCGAATGGCAAGGTGCTCGTCGCCGGCGGCAGCATCTCTGGGCCGAACAGCGTCGAGCTTTATGACCCGGCGACGGATGGCTGGTCGGCTGTGCCGAGCATGATGCAGGATCGATCGGAGCATACCGCGACCTTGCTTCCCAATGGCAAGGTGCTCGTCGCCGGCGGCACCGGCAGCCAGCCCCTGGCGAGCGCCGAGCTCTACGATCCGGCCACGAACACCTGGTCGGCCGCGGGCTCGTTGAGCGAGGCGCGTCATGGGCAGACGGCGACCTTGCTCGACAGCGGCGAGGTGCTCGTCACGGGCGGCTGGGGCGGCGGGAAAATCCTCGGGACCGCGGAGATCTATGACCCTGCAACCAATATGTGGGAGCCGGCGGGCACGATGACCGCGGCGCGCGAGCACCACAGCGCGACGCTGCTCGCCAGCGGTGATGTGCTCGTGACGGGCGGCCATGGAGACGCGTCGTTCTCGATGACGAGCGCCGAGCGCTATGTCCTACCCTCCCCGCTCGGCAGCGCATGCGTCGATGCAGACGAATGCGCGAGCGGCTTTTGCGCCGACGGCGTCTGCTGCGATACGGCCTGCAGCGCCGGCGCGTGCGACGCGTGCACGGTGGCCGGCGGCGCGGCGTCGGACGGCGTCTGCGCGTTGCTCACCGGGACGGCGTGCGACGATGGCGATCTCTGCACGAGCGAGGATACCTGCCAGGCGGGCACCTGCGCGCCGGGCAGCCCGGTCGTATGCCCGACGTCCGACGCGTGCCACGAGCCGAGCGTTTGTGAGGCGCAGTCGGGTCAATGTATGGACACGGCCAAACCCGACGGCACGCCTTGTCCCGGCGGCACGTGCCTCGGCGGGGCTTGCATGGCTGGCGGCTCCTCGAGCAGCGGCGCCGGGGGCAGCGGCGGCAATGGCGGCGGCGGCAATGGCGGCGGCGGTGGCGATGGAGGTAGCGCCGGCAGCGGCACGGCGACGGGTGCGGGAGGCGGCGTGATTATGGGGGGTGGTACCGACGGTTGCGGGTGCCGGTTGGCGAGCGAAACGGGGGCGGGGGCGCGCTGGGCTGTGCTCGCCTTGCTGCCCTTCCTC
- a CDS encoding DUF1254 domain-containing protein has protein sequence MATNTDLDFETAYEIGCEGYTYLYPIVLMDVTRRQMTNVKEVDLATKRAPPNVFVNRNRFPGPEDRAVVRPNFDTLYSSAWLDLGREPMVVKVPASGERFYLLPMLDMWTDVFACPGPRTTGTAAQQLVIVGPGWKGTIDPALNLQRIDASTPYVWIIGRTQCNGESDYASVHEFQNGLEIIPLSAYEAGQQPPPPVGSDTDDIGHEEPLVIVEKMTPEAFFAYGADLMCRNPAHFNDYPILARLARAGFVAGRPFDLNAAPAAVQDAFRKAAPDALARMKEKQFSITPLTDGWVYPNELMGTYGTSYLRRAIIALIGLGANLPEDAIYPTAYVDSTSTALDSAMPYTLRFEADKVPPVNAFWSVTLYDEQGYQVPNALDRFSLGTRNDLAKGPDGSVTLYVQRSMDEADPRRSNWLPAPQQGVYNLTMRLYSPKQTAVNADWHPPAVSRA, from the coding sequence ATGGCGACGAACACTGATCTGGACTTCGAGACTGCATACGAGATCGGCTGCGAGGGATATACCTATCTCTATCCCATCGTCTTGATGGACGTGACGCGCCGGCAGATGACGAACGTCAAGGAGGTCGACCTCGCCACCAAGCGAGCCCCGCCCAACGTGTTCGTGAATAGAAACCGCTTCCCGGGTCCGGAAGACCGCGCCGTGGTGCGCCCCAACTTCGACACGCTCTATTCGAGCGCGTGGCTCGATCTCGGGCGCGAGCCCATGGTCGTCAAGGTCCCTGCGTCCGGGGAGCGCTTCTACCTCTTGCCCATGCTCGACATGTGGACGGACGTCTTCGCCTGCCCCGGCCCGCGCACGACGGGGACCGCGGCCCAGCAGCTCGTCATCGTCGGCCCGGGGTGGAAAGGGACGATCGACCCGGCCCTGAACCTGCAACGGATCGACGCGTCGACGCCGTACGTGTGGATCATCGGACGAACGCAGTGCAACGGAGAATCCGACTACGCCAGCGTGCACGAGTTCCAGAATGGCCTCGAGATCATCCCTCTCTCCGCCTACGAGGCCGGGCAGCAGCCGCCGCCGCCCGTCGGGTCGGACACCGACGACATCGGCCACGAAGAGCCGCTGGTGATCGTGGAGAAGATGACCCCCGAGGCGTTCTTCGCCTATGGCGCGGACCTGATGTGCCGGAATCCGGCGCACTTCAACGACTACCCCATCCTCGCGCGCCTGGCGCGGGCGGGCTTCGTGGCGGGCCGGCCGTTCGACCTGAATGCAGCCCCGGCGGCGGTGCAAGACGCCTTCAGGAAAGCGGCCCCCGATGCCCTCGCCCGGATGAAGGAGAAGCAGTTCTCCATCACGCCGCTGACGGATGGCTGGGTCTACCCGAACGAGCTGATGGGGACCTACGGGACGAGCTACCTCCGCCGCGCGATCATTGCCCTGATCGGACTGGGCGCCAATCTCCCGGAGGACGCGATCTACCCGACCGCCTACGTGGACTCCACGAGCACCGCGCTGGACAGCGCCATGCCTTACACGCTGCGCTTCGAGGCCGACAAAGTGCCGCCGGTGAACGCCTTCTGGTCCGTGACGCTGTACGACGAGCAGGGATACCAGGTCCCGAACGCCCTCGACCGCTTCTCGCTGGGCACGCGAAACGACCTGGCCAAGGGCCCCGATGGCTCCGTGACGCTGTACGTCCAGCGCTCCATGGACGAGGCCGATCCGAGGCGGTCGAATTGGCTGCCGGCACCCCAGCAGGGCGTGTACAACCTCACGATGCGGCTGTACTCACCGAAGCAGACGGCGGTCAATGCAGATTGGCACCCGCCCGCGGTCTCGCGCGCCTAA